From Candidatus Culexarchaeum yellowstonense:
CAGCATTAAAGGCAAATGCATTATACCAACAGAAGTATCCAGTATCAAGCGCAATATCAAGACCACTAATAGCAAAGAAGCTTGTGGAAGTAGCGGAAAGGGAGGGGGCTGATGCCGTAGCCCATGGATGCACAGGTAAGGGGAATGATCAGATAAGATTTGATGTAACAATAAAAGCCATAAACCCAAATATAAAGGTAATAGCTCCAGTAAGGGAGCTGGGGCTGACGAGGGACTGGGAAATAGAATATGCAAAAAAGAAGGGGCTACCGGTAAAAATTAGCGAAAGCCCATACAGCATAGATGAAAACATATGGGGTAGAAGCATAGAATGCGGAGTACTCGAAGACCCATACCAAGAACCACCGGAAGAAATATTCAAAATGACAGTAAACCCAAAGAACGCCCCAGAAAACCCGGAAATCATAGAGATGGCATTCAACAATGGAATACCCACAAAGATAAATGGGGAAACCATGAAACCAAAAGAACTAATAATGAAACTAAATGAGATTGGTGGAAAACACGGCATTGGTAGGATAGATCACATAGAAGATAGAGTTGTGGGGTTAAAGTCTAGGGAAGTATACGAAGCACCAGCAGCACTAATAGCGATAGAAGCCCACAAAGACCTTGAGAAGATGACCCTAACAACACAAGAACTACAATTCAAAAGGTTAGT
This genomic window contains:
- a CDS encoding argininosuccinate synthase; this translates as MKVVLAYSGGLDTTVLLKILQEKYNAEVITLTLNLGQEKDYEEVEERALKAGSIKHYNIDARDEFVNDYVLPALKANALYQQKYPVSSAISRPLIAKKLVEVAEREGADAVAHGCTGKGNDQIRFDVTIKAINPNIKVIAPVRELGLTRDWEIEYAKKKGLPVKISESPYSIDENIWGRSIECGVLEDPYQEPPEEIFKMTVNPKNAPENPEIIEMAFNNGIPTKINGETMKPKELIMKLNEIGGKHGIGRIDHIEDRVVGLKSREVYEAPAALIAIEAHKDLEKMTLTTQELQFKRLVDDEWTNLVYAGLWMNPLRKALEAFINETQKRVNGEVKVKLYKGGMICIGRRSEYSIYNKELATYEAWSKFNQKMAEGFIEIWGMQTVIANKKLKIHGGS